One Sphingobacteruim zhuxiongii DNA window includes the following coding sequences:
- a CDS encoding outer membrane beta-barrel protein, with amino-acid sequence MKPKFTLVLAAILCFGLQFSKAQITIKTDSKSDSSANKSRTEIDINVGKDDKDDIKKVHYPRTFGGITFSRIDWGFSRLVDNGSFTLSEENKSLDYKKASNFGFDVAQFGVRFSDVFKVYASAGFEWNYLRLENDVLLRKDVTPLEFEDLDPSSNYKKNVFTSTYLRLPLTFELRSHKLSNGKRLKFAFGAMTGVLLKGTQRLKSEEFGKQKYKDTYNLTTFQYGGFARIGYDNFGLFTKYYMNDMFEKSPAQDGLRNLTFGITLGF; translated from the coding sequence ATGAAACCAAAATTTACCCTAGTATTAGCTGCGATCCTATGCTTTGGATTACAGTTTTCGAAAGCACAGATTACTATCAAAACTGATTCAAAATCTGATTCTTCAGCTAACAAATCACGTACTGAAATTGACATTAACGTTGGAAAAGACGATAAAGACGATATTAAAAAGGTTCACTACCCACGCACTTTTGGTGGGATAACCTTTTCTAGAATCGACTGGGGCTTTTCTAGATTAGTAGACAATGGAAGCTTTACGCTCTCTGAGGAGAACAAGTCTTTGGACTATAAGAAAGCATCAAACTTCGGTTTCGATGTGGCTCAATTCGGTGTACGCTTTAGTGATGTGTTTAAAGTTTATGCTTCTGCTGGTTTTGAATGGAATTACCTACGTTTAGAAAATGATGTGCTATTGCGTAAAGATGTTACGCCACTGGAATTTGAAGATCTGGACCCTAGTTCGAACTACAAAAAGAATGTTTTCACATCAACTTACCTTCGCCTACCGCTAACATTTGAATTGAGAAGTCATAAATTAAGCAATGGTAAGCGTTTAAAATTCGCTTTCGGGGCAATGACAGGGGTATTATTAAAAGGTACTCAACGTTTAAAAAGTGAAGAATTTGGAAAACAAAAATATAAAGACACTTATAACTTGACAACTTTCCAATACGGAGGATTTGCTCGAATTGGGTATGACAACTTCGGATTATTTACAAAATATTACATGAATGATATGTTCGAGAAAAGTCCAGCACAAGACGGTCTAAGAAATCTAACCTTCGGGATAACACTGGGTTTTTAA
- a CDS encoding ABC transporter ATP-binding protein translates to MSQKSTSCQYIFSDVQQPNLPLINGKDVSCIFDGNQQVVAVNHVNFGIEEGKITAIIGESGSGKSTLLRLIYGLAEPATGEVRYRGWLVPTRKDKLIPGHDAMKLVSQGFDDLNQYAKVWDNVASQLPNTDLDRKRNKTQDVLAKLRIDHLAQKRVADLSGGEKQRVAICRALINDPEVLLMDEPFNQVDAAFRDDLQQDIQQIVLDTGLTVVLVSHDPAEVLAMADYLVVMKNGHIVDQGDPTDLYYRPQNPYTARLLAKSNVLTADQASDLGIESDGLVSIHQEAIQFKEVENGRFWVKESRFRGMFTEIILGNDKLDLHVVQFPAKTIKKNTRIDILVSSVHYFESKS, encoded by the coding sequence ATGAGTCAGAAATCTACTTCTTGCCAATACATATTTTCCGATGTGCAACAACCAAACCTCCCCTTAATAAATGGGAAGGACGTTTCTTGTATCTTCGATGGGAACCAACAAGTTGTCGCCGTTAACCATGTTAATTTTGGAATAGAAGAAGGAAAGATCACTGCGATTATTGGCGAATCGGGAAGTGGAAAAAGTACTTTGCTTCGCTTGATTTATGGGTTAGCCGAACCTGCGACAGGTGAAGTTCGCTATCGAGGTTGGCTTGTTCCTACTCGTAAGGATAAATTAATTCCAGGTCACGATGCGATGAAACTTGTATCTCAAGGCTTCGATGATTTGAATCAATACGCTAAAGTTTGGGATAATGTGGCTTCACAGTTACCAAATACGGATCTTGACAGAAAAAGAAATAAGACTCAAGACGTCTTAGCAAAATTACGCATCGATCATTTAGCACAAAAACGCGTTGCCGACCTAAGTGGAGGAGAAAAACAACGTGTAGCCATCTGTAGAGCATTAATTAATGATCCAGAAGTGCTGTTAATGGACGAGCCTTTCAATCAGGTAGATGCTGCTTTTCGAGACGATTTACAACAGGATATTCAACAAATTGTTCTAGACACTGGACTAACCGTGGTGTTGGTATCTCATGACCCTGCGGAAGTACTAGCAATGGCAGACTATCTAGTGGTTATGAAAAACGGTCATATCGTAGATCAAGGTGATCCAACAGATTTATATTATCGTCCGCAGAATCCTTATACTGCTAGATTATTAGCAAAGAGTAATGTACTAACTGCTGATCAGGCCTCAGATTTAGGAATTGAATCAGACGGATTAGTTTCCATTCATCAAGAAGCTATACAATTTAAGGAAGTTGAAAACGGTAGATTTTGGGTGAAAGAGAGTCGTTTTCGAGGAATGTTTACCGAAATTATTCTAGGAAATGACAAACTCGACTTGCACGTAGTTCAATTCCCTGCGAAAACGATCAAAAAAAATACGAGAATTGATATTCTCGTATCTTCAGTACATTATTTTGAGAGTAAGTCTTAA
- a CDS encoding alpha/beta hydrolase, with product MKNLFIVLSVMLSSAAFAQDQGEVRPLYSGEMIPGATKPTKELTGKEIPKLYAHPAKQNNKDLVFLVIPGGGYANVAMNHEGHDVANRLNDLGYNAYVLEYRLPKVETMKDKRFGPLQDAQYALRTASIENPGKKVVVLGFSAGGHLAGSLSNLYDRPQTDELKDTNLRPSFSVLCYPVISMDDAITHKGSKNNLIGPNLTEEDVELFSLEKQVDQRTPPTFLMSAKDDKGVPIENSYRYQAALNKNKVENTLFTYEEGGHGFGMVNKTDSRDWFDAMIKWIENVNAKLN from the coding sequence ATGAAAAATTTATTTATTGTATTATCTGTTATGTTATCGAGCGCAGCATTTGCCCAAGATCAAGGCGAAGTAAGACCTTTGTATTCAGGGGAAATGATTCCTGGAGCAACAAAACCAACAAAAGAATTAACGGGAAAAGAGATTCCAAAACTTTATGCTCATCCGGCAAAACAAAATAATAAAGACTTAGTGTTTTTAGTTATCCCGGGAGGAGGATATGCCAACGTAGCGATGAACCATGAAGGTCACGATGTGGCAAATCGATTAAATGATTTAGGTTATAATGCTTATGTTTTAGAATATCGCCTTCCCAAGGTTGAGACGATGAAAGACAAGCGGTTCGGTCCTTTGCAAGACGCACAATATGCTTTAAGGACAGCAAGTATAGAGAATCCTGGTAAAAAGGTTGTTGTATTAGGGTTTTCAGCTGGGGGACATCTCGCAGGAAGTCTTAGCAATCTTTATGATCGACCTCAAACAGATGAATTGAAGGATACCAATTTGCGACCAAGCTTTTCTGTATTGTGCTATCCAGTTATCAGCATGGATGATGCAATTACCCACAAAGGCTCTAAAAACAATCTAATTGGTCCCAATTTAACAGAGGAAGACGTTGAATTGTTCTCCTTAGAAAAGCAAGTAGATCAGCGTACACCACCTACCTTTTTAATGAGTGCAAAAGATGACAAAGGCGTACCGATTGAAAACAGCTATCGCTATCAAGCTGCTTTGAATAAGAATAAGGTGGAAAACACGCTTTTTACTTATGAAGAGGGTGGACACGGTTTCGGAATGGTAAACAAAACCGATTCCAGAGATTGGTTCGATGCAATGATTAAATGGATAGAGAATGTAAATGCTAAGCTGAATTAA
- a CDS encoding alanine dehydrogenase has protein sequence MINVSKIAQQGVLQPQEAMLKTGRKKGRLTIGIPKETSFQENRIALTPLSVGLLVENGHEIILESGAGNKSNFLDHHYSEQGAQIVYDAKEVFKADIIIKISSPTLKEVDMMRNRQVLFSSQQPSLMSIETLKALMKKQITALSYEYLQDEGGHLSVVRAMSEIVGATSVLIAAEYLSNVFDGKGLMLGGVTGVPPTEMVIIGAGTVGEFAARTAIALGAQVKVFDSSIYRLRRLQSNVGSRVFTSVIQPIILNKAVRTCDVVIGAVRAKNGRTPCLISEETVSKMKPNSVLIDVSIDQGGCFETSEVTNHDKPVFKKYDVIHYCVPNIASRVARTATYALTNIFTPILLEIGESGGMNSMIWANQGIRSAIYLYHGNLTSKDMSEKFNLPCKDLDLIVMANL, from the coding sequence ATGATAAACGTGTCGAAGATTGCTCAGCAAGGTGTGTTGCAGCCACAGGAAGCCATGCTGAAAACGGGCAGGAAAAAGGGAAGATTAACCATAGGAATACCAAAAGAAACCTCTTTTCAAGAAAATAGAATTGCATTAACTCCATTGTCTGTTGGCCTATTGGTCGAGAATGGTCATGAAATCATCCTGGAAAGTGGAGCTGGTAACAAGTCTAACTTTCTCGACCACCATTATAGTGAGCAAGGTGCACAAATTGTATACGATGCAAAAGAAGTGTTCAAAGCCGATATCATTATCAAGATATCAAGCCCTACATTAAAGGAAGTCGATATGATGAGAAATCGTCAAGTACTTTTTAGTTCCCAACAACCTTCCTTGATGAGTATTGAGACGCTCAAAGCGTTAATGAAGAAACAGATCACAGCCTTATCGTACGAATATTTGCAAGACGAGGGAGGTCATTTATCTGTTGTTCGAGCGATGAGTGAAATCGTAGGAGCAACTTCTGTGTTAATCGCTGCAGAATACTTAAGCAATGTTTTTGATGGCAAAGGATTAATGTTAGGAGGAGTAACAGGTGTTCCACCGACCGAAATGGTAATCATCGGAGCGGGCACGGTTGGAGAATTTGCCGCCCGAACAGCTATTGCCTTAGGAGCGCAAGTTAAAGTGTTTGATAGCTCGATTTACAGATTACGAAGGTTGCAGAGTAATGTTGGTAGTCGTGTGTTTACGTCGGTTATCCAACCGATTATTCTAAATAAGGCTGTTCGAACATGTGATGTTGTTATCGGTGCCGTTCGTGCTAAAAACGGCAGGACCCCATGTCTAATCTCAGAAGAAACCGTGTCGAAAATGAAGCCTAATTCCGTATTAATTGACGTTAGTATAGATCAAGGCGGTTGTTTCGAAACGTCAGAGGTAACCAATCACGATAAGCCAGTTTTTAAGAAATATGATGTTATTCACTACTGTGTACCCAATATAGCCTCAAGAGTAGCCCGTACAGCGACTTACGCACTAACGAACATCTTCACACCAATTTTGTTAGAGATTGGGGAATCTGGGGGGATGAATTCGATGATATGGGCAAACCAAGGTATTCGCAGTGCCATCTACCTTTATCATGGTAATTTGACCAGTAAGGATATGAGTGAGAAATTCAACCTGCCATGCAAAGATCTCGATCTTATTGTAATGGCCAACCTATAA
- a CDS encoding nucleoside-diphosphate sugar epimerase/dehydratase — protein sequence MKIFKPLNHIRIVPRWIIFMFDIAVSAIAFIFAFTLYNNFKLEAFSRVDFATSFLFCISITAISFFVFRLYSGIVRYTSAVDSIRILSTIVFTSIIMFLVKLVFIAFDLHLTVPTNLIIIYSLFAFTGLTTYRTCIKIFFQYTKSAGNGRKSAAVYGAGDLGIAVKRTFEHDFRSDKTIVAYIDDNEEKIGKSIDGLKIFASKDFQRIIDKYGIDELIIASSRIDIETKNAIIDQALEHNVNVLTLPPVNKIMNGDLSPSQIKKIKIEDLLERAPIQISNEKLMDQIKGKRVLVTGAAGSIGSEISKQLGRYEPQMIILCDQAESPLHNLQLDLQDQFKNQIYHSYIADVRNEERMRELFQTFKPHYVYHAAAYKHVPMMENHPSEGVKTNVFGTYLLANLAVEFEVSKFVFVSTDKAVNPTNVMGATKRIAEKYVQSLNNYLSNINGGRGTKFITTRFGNVLGSNGSVIPRFKDQIDKGGPVTVTHPDITRYFMTIPEACQLVLEAGNMGNGGEIFVFDMGKSVKIVDLAKKMIKLSGHTPFKDIEIKFTGLRPGEKLYEELLNDLENTVNTHHEKIMIAKVRENDFELVKTEISNLSTALNLQNNMNIVRQMKVIVPEFKSQNSIYEQLDKETLEVTNPQTT from the coding sequence ATGAAGATTTTTAAACCACTAAATCATATAAGAATAGTTCCTAGATGGATCATATTCATGTTTGATATAGCCGTATCCGCCATTGCTTTTATATTTGCTTTTACGTTATACAACAATTTCAAACTAGAAGCTTTTTCTAGAGTCGATTTTGCTACTTCGTTCTTATTCTGCATCAGCATTACGGCAATTTCTTTCTTTGTGTTTAGGTTGTACAGTGGTATCGTCCGCTACACATCTGCCGTAGATTCTATTCGAATCTTATCGACAATTGTGTTTACTTCCATCATCATGTTCTTGGTTAAATTGGTGTTCATCGCATTTGATCTGCACCTTACCGTGCCGACCAATTTGATTATCATCTATTCGCTATTTGCATTTACTGGTTTAACGACCTACAGAACTTGTATAAAGATCTTTTTTCAGTATACAAAATCGGCTGGCAATGGTCGTAAAAGTGCGGCGGTTTATGGAGCAGGGGATCTCGGAATTGCGGTAAAACGTACTTTTGAACATGACTTTCGCTCGGATAAAACAATCGTAGCCTATATTGATGATAATGAGGAGAAAATTGGAAAATCTATTGATGGATTGAAGATTTTCGCATCGAAAGACTTTCAACGTATTATTGATAAATATGGCATTGATGAATTAATTATAGCTTCCTCACGCATTGATATTGAGACAAAGAATGCGATTATTGATCAAGCGTTAGAGCATAATGTCAACGTCTTGACGCTACCTCCTGTAAATAAGATTATGAATGGAGATCTCTCTCCAAGTCAAATAAAGAAAATAAAGATTGAGGATTTATTAGAGCGTGCGCCGATTCAAATTTCAAATGAGAAATTAATGGATCAAATAAAAGGCAAGCGCGTGCTAGTCACTGGTGCTGCAGGATCTATTGGTAGTGAGATATCAAAACAATTAGGCCGTTATGAGCCTCAAATGATAATCTTATGTGATCAAGCGGAATCTCCGTTGCATAACTTACAATTAGATTTACAAGATCAGTTTAAAAATCAAATATACCACAGTTATATTGCCGATGTTCGAAACGAAGAGCGTATGCGTGAACTGTTTCAAACTTTTAAACCCCACTACGTTTACCATGCCGCTGCATATAAACATGTTCCAATGATGGAAAACCATCCGAGTGAGGGGGTAAAAACGAATGTATTCGGCACATATCTATTAGCGAACCTCGCTGTAGAATTCGAAGTGAGTAAGTTTGTATTTGTTTCTACTGACAAGGCCGTTAATCCAACCAATGTCATGGGTGCGACGAAACGGATTGCGGAGAAATACGTACAAAGCTTAAACAATTATTTGTCCAATATCAATGGCGGTCGCGGCACTAAATTTATTACAACACGATTTGGTAACGTGCTGGGTTCGAATGGGTCAGTTATTCCACGATTCAAAGATCAGATTGACAAAGGTGGCCCTGTAACGGTGACTCACCCTGATATCACGCGTTATTTCATGACGATTCCAGAAGCCTGTCAATTAGTATTAGAGGCTGGAAATATGGGAAATGGTGGCGAGATCTTCGTGTTTGACATGGGTAAATCAGTCAAAATTGTTGATTTAGCAAAAAAGATGATTAAACTATCTGGACACACACCATTCAAGGATATTGAGATCAAATTTACAGGACTACGCCCTGGAGAGAAACTCTATGAGGAGTTATTAAACGACTTGGAGAACACGGTGAACACACACCACGAGAAAATCATGATTGCCAAGGTTCGTGAGAATGATTTTGAGCTGGTAAAAACCGAGATTTCAAACCTTTCAACAGCCTTAAATCTCCAGAATAACATGAACATTGTAAGGCAGATGAAAGTGATTGTACCAGAGTTTAAGAGTCAAAACTCGATATACGAACAACTGGATAAAGAAACCTTGGAAGTAACTAATCCTCAAACCACTTAA
- a CDS encoding tetratricopeptide repeat protein: MSQNNQNVSSTTTGGSKKSFFQENEKSIIFIVAAIIVLILLYIGYQKLYLAPRAEKASSEMYQAEQYAMIDSLQKKAIDGDGSFAGFKEIADEYSNTKSANIANAYLGGLYLRQKNFQEAIKYLEQYSETGSAILDPLVIGLLGDAYSEEKIYDKAANFYKKAADKSSNTFTTPVFLKKLGLVYEELQDYKNAEATYEKIRNDFPESAEATTIDSFIARVQAKQ, translated from the coding sequence ATGTCACAAAATAATCAAAACGTTTCTTCAACGACTACTGGCGGATCGAAGAAATCTTTTTTTCAGGAAAACGAAAAGAGCATCATCTTTATTGTAGCTGCTATTATTGTATTAATTTTATTATACATCGGCTACCAAAAATTATATCTAGCACCTAGAGCTGAGAAAGCATCTTCTGAAATGTATCAAGCGGAGCAATACGCAATGATCGATTCATTACAGAAAAAAGCAATTGACGGCGATGGGTCATTTGCAGGATTCAAAGAAATCGCTGATGAATACAGCAACACAAAATCGGCTAATATTGCTAATGCGTACCTAGGTGGTTTGTATTTACGTCAAAAGAACTTCCAAGAAGCAATCAAATATTTGGAACAATACTCTGAGACTGGCAGTGCTATTTTAGACCCTTTAGTGATTGGCTTATTAGGCGATGCTTACTCCGAAGAAAAGATCTATGATAAAGCAGCTAATTTTTACAAAAAAGCAGCGGATAAATCATCAAACACATTTACTACACCAGTATTCTTAAAGAAATTAGGTCTAGTATACGAAGAGCTTCAAGATTACAAAAATGCGGAAGCTACTTATGAAAAGATTCGTAATGATTTCCCTGAAAGTGCTGAAGCAACAACTATTGATAGCTTCATCGCAAGAGTACAGGCGAAACAGTAA
- the ribH gene encoding 6,7-dimethyl-8-ribityllumazine synthase, which translates to MSSSLKNLSDFSHIQVGSAAELKFAIVVSQWNAKITGALLNGAYKGLLDHGAKEENIELIEVPGSYELIAGSDIALRNQELDAVIALGCVIQGETRHFDFICQAVGTELAQVGLKHSKPVIFGVLTTDNLQQAIDRAGGKHGNKGEEAAITAIQMGLIHKTH; encoded by the coding sequence ATGTCAAGCAGTTTAAAGAACCTTTCGGATTTTTCCCATATTCAAGTTGGTAGTGCAGCGGAGCTGAAATTTGCAATTGTGGTATCGCAATGGAATGCAAAGATTACTGGTGCTTTATTAAATGGAGCGTACAAAGGTTTATTAGATCACGGAGCAAAAGAAGAGAATATCGAACTTATTGAAGTTCCAGGAAGCTATGAATTAATCGCAGGAAGCGACATTGCTTTACGCAATCAGGAACTTGATGCTGTTATTGCATTAGGTTGCGTGATTCAGGGTGAAACAAGACATTTTGATTTCATTTGTCAGGCGGTGGGAACCGAGCTTGCTCAGGTAGGATTAAAACATAGTAAACCTGTTATTTTTGGCGTGTTAACAACCGACAACTTGCAACAAGCGATTGACCGCGCTGGTGGTAAGCATGGGAATAAGGGCGAAGAAGCCGCTATTACAGCCATTCAGATGGGCTTAATTCACAAAACTCATTAA